One window from the genome of Kryptolebias marmoratus isolate JLee-2015 linkage group LG1, ASM164957v2, whole genome shotgun sequence encodes:
- the si:dkey-90l8.3 gene encoding LIM domain transcription factor LMO4-B → MVNSQASGAPAAPRSCAGCGGKIADRFLLFSMERYWHTRCLKCSCCQAQLGDIGTTCYSKGGMILCRSDYIRLFGHSGACSACRQSIPANEMVMRAQGNVYHLKCFSCATCRNRLMPGDRFHYINGTIFCEHDRPGTALLNSHLAPLQSSSVIPDQKVC, encoded by the exons ATGGTGAACAGCCAAGCCTCGGGCGCACCGGCAGCTCCCAGGTCCTGTGCAGGCTGTGGGGGGAAGATCGCTGACCGCTTCCTGCTCTTCTCCATGGAGCGCTACTGGCACACGCGCTGCCTCAAGTGCTCCTGCTGCCAAGCCCAGCTGGGGGACATCGGCACCACCTGCTACAGCAAGGGGGGCATGATTCTGTGTCGCAGTGACTACATCAG gctGTTTGGGCACAGCGGGGCGTGCAGCGCATGCAGACAGTCAATCCCAGCTAACGAAATGGTGATGAGGGCACAGGGAAATGTTTATCACCTCAAG tgtttcagctgtGCCACCTGTAGAAACCGACTGATGCCTGGGGATCGCTTCCATTACATCAACGGTACAATCTTCTGCGAACACGACCGGCCCGGCACTGCCTTGCTCAACAGCCACCTGGCTCCACTTCAGAGTAGCTCTGTGATCCCAGACcagaag GTATGCTGA